One part of the Pecten maximus chromosome 1, xPecMax1.1, whole genome shotgun sequence genome encodes these proteins:
- the LOC117336120 gene encoding uncharacterized protein LOC117336120, with protein sequence MEAFDIDSTPYDWTEINTPKSRELLDEHLRSYLDTITRIKTFRINTAEFLEKSGYVQLKQIAPNPQTGYNHGAIVHPPPATRNDLMTPEWTRFLPYFPVHLERSCYIKLKQIAPNPQTGFKHSSIVPPAPATREEMMTPAWSKYLPTLPKSKSAHGWTSFQLQEKEEVELREKSDIRNKIWYNLFYKKDYSKTENESFWFNVVKKHRWTKSLHDIVLTGRVGDDVTTYPATSSYSA encoded by the exons ATGGAAG cCTTTGACATAGACTCAACACCGTACGATTGGACAGAAATAAATACCCCTAAGTCTAGGGAATTACTGGACGAACATCTCCGGAGTTACCTGGACACCATCACCAGGATCAAAACATTCAGAATTAACACAG CTGAATTTCTGGAGAAGTCGGGCTACGTGCAACTGAAACAGATTGCACCAAACCCACAGACCGGTTATAATCACG GCGCCATTGTCCATCCTCCTCCGGCCACTAGAAATGACCTGATGACCCCAGAATGGACAAGATTCCTCCCCTATTTTCCAG TTCATCTGGAAAGATCATGCTACATTAAACTGAAGCAGATTGCGCCAAACCCACAGACAGGCTTCAAACACA GTTCTATTGTGCCTCCTGCTCCGGCCACAAGAGAGGAGATGATGACTCCAGCGTGGTCAAAATACCTCCCAACTTTACCAA AGTCCAAATCGGCCCACGGCTGGACCAGTTTCCAACTCCAGGAAAAGGAAGAGGTTGAGCTGAGAGAGAAAAGTGACATCCGAAACAAAATATGGTACAACCTCTTCTACAAGAAAGATTACTCCAAGACTGAAAATG AATCTTTCTGGTTCAACGTTGTGAAGAAACACAGATGGACGAAATCCTTGCATGACATCGTTCTCACA GGTAGAGTGGGCGATGACGTAACTACCTACCCCGCCACCAGCAGCTATAGCGCGTGA
- the LOC117336102 gene encoding uncharacterized protein LOC117336102 isoform X1, which yields MATVARMERWFISLILLLPEVLLKGITSPPEGFKFNCGHDTCVFPLQFCNVIKQYCEVCTIHACNELNVSSQCDQRCEELKQKVEILPAEGQSLGALTDKVTRLSYMVYILLALLILWVLYRIGKYVMAYRERTRDKLPDEGSQGYEPVSHDDQPINGNPNRVEPTAPPERPVSPRTHNTGSSVSVYQPSPSGQAGNYSTRADCKFMPKTTSESPAEVQPSAGHNHLYHVEVHNSRHFSSSFGEFPPLQSNEDTSSILGDDNDATALKNDLRTSDDIEDVSDNMDHQSPQRSGPSCNAFDGMAEAYTDKRVGHTVHRVSSAKSITSSASHGSDSGNYSSATSIETESVAMKKRQTFHKNNILAADV from the exons ATGGCCACCGTTGCACGTATGGAGCGATGGTTCATCTCTCTCATTCTACTTCTACCAGAAGTTCTCTTGAAGGGAATAACTTCACCACCTGAGGGTTTTAAATTTAACTGTGGACATGATACCTGTGTATTTCCTCTCCAGTTCTGTAACGTAATAAAACAGTATTGTGAAGTATGCACCATCCATGCATGTAACGAACTCAACGTCTCATCGCAATGTGATCAAAGATGCGAAG AGTTGAAACAAAAAGTAGAAATATTGCCGGCTGAAGGTCAATCACTGGGAGCACTGACAG ATAAAGTGACAAGGCTGTCCTACATGGTATACATCCTTTTGGCCCTGCTGATCCTTTGGGTCTTGTATCGCATTGGCAAATATGTGATGGCCTATAGGGAACGTACACGTGACAAACTACCTGACGAAGGCAGTCAAGGTTATGAACCCGTTTCCCACGACGACCAACCTATAAATGGCAATCCTAACCGCGTGGAGCCAACAGCTCCTCCAGAACGTCCTGTTTCACCGAGGACTCACAATACCG GTTCGTCTGTCAGTGTGTACCAACCCTCCCCATCTGGTCAGGCCGGTAACTACTCTACGCGAGCAGACTGTAAGTTTATGCCTAAAACTACCTCAGAATCTCCAGCGGAAGTCCAGCCCAGTGCAGGTCACAACCACCTATATCATGTGGAGGTTCACAACAGTAGGCACTTTTCTTCTAGCTTTGGGGAATTCCCTCCTTTACAGAGTAACGAAGACACAAGCTCGATCT TAGGTGATGACAATGATGCCACCGCCCTCAAGAATGACTTGCGCACTTCTGATGACATTGAGGATGTATCCGACAATATGGACCACCAATCGCCTCAACGAAGCGGGCCATCCTGCAATGCGTTTGACGGTATGGCTGAAGCCTATACAGATAAAAGAGTTGGACATACCGTACACAGGGTGTCGTCTGCCAAAAGCATCACCTCATCGGCTAGTCATGGCTCTGACAGTGGCAACTATAGTTCTGCTACCTCAATCGAAACAGAGAGTGTCGCCATGAAAAAAAGACAAACGTttcacaaaaataatattttagcCGCAGATGTTTGA
- the LOC117336102 gene encoding uncharacterized protein LOC117336102 isoform X2: MATVARMERWFISLILLLPEVLLKGITSPPEGFKFNCGHDTCVFPLQFCNVIKQYCEVCTIHACNELNVSSQCDQRCEELKQKVEILPAEGQSLGALTDKVTRLSYMVYILLALLILWVLYRIGKYVMAYRERTRDKLPDEGSQGYEPVSHDDQPINGNPNRVEPTAPPERPVSPRTHNTGSSVSVYQPSPSGQAGNYSTRADCKFMPKTTSESPAEVQPSAGHNHLYHVEVHNSRHFSSSFGEFPPLQSNEDTSSICDDNDATALKNDLRTSDDIEDVSDNMDHQSPQRSGPSCNAFDGMAEAYTDKRVGHTVHRVSSAKSITSSASHGSDSGNYSSATSIETESVAMKKRQTFHKNNILAADV; the protein is encoded by the exons ATGGCCACCGTTGCACGTATGGAGCGATGGTTCATCTCTCTCATTCTACTTCTACCAGAAGTTCTCTTGAAGGGAATAACTTCACCACCTGAGGGTTTTAAATTTAACTGTGGACATGATACCTGTGTATTTCCTCTCCAGTTCTGTAACGTAATAAAACAGTATTGTGAAGTATGCACCATCCATGCATGTAACGAACTCAACGTCTCATCGCAATGTGATCAAAGATGCGAAG AGTTGAAACAAAAAGTAGAAATATTGCCGGCTGAAGGTCAATCACTGGGAGCACTGACAG ATAAAGTGACAAGGCTGTCCTACATGGTATACATCCTTTTGGCCCTGCTGATCCTTTGGGTCTTGTATCGCATTGGCAAATATGTGATGGCCTATAGGGAACGTACACGTGACAAACTACCTGACGAAGGCAGTCAAGGTTATGAACCCGTTTCCCACGACGACCAACCTATAAATGGCAATCCTAACCGCGTGGAGCCAACAGCTCCTCCAGAACGTCCTGTTTCACCGAGGACTCACAATACCG GTTCGTCTGTCAGTGTGTACCAACCCTCCCCATCTGGTCAGGCCGGTAACTACTCTACGCGAGCAGACTGTAAGTTTATGCCTAAAACTACCTCAGAATCTCCAGCGGAAGTCCAGCCCAGTGCAGGTCACAACCACCTATATCATGTGGAGGTTCACAACAGTAGGCACTTTTCTTCTAGCTTTGGGGAATTCCCTCCTTTACAGAGTAACGAAGACACAAGCTCGATCT GTGATGACAATGATGCCACCGCCCTCAAGAATGACTTGCGCACTTCTGATGACATTGAGGATGTATCCGACAATATGGACCACCAATCGCCTCAACGAAGCGGGCCATCCTGCAATGCGTTTGACGGTATGGCTGAAGCCTATACAGATAAAAGAGTTGGACATACCGTACACAGGGTGTCGTCTGCCAAAAGCATCACCTCATCGGCTAGTCATGGCTCTGACAGTGGCAACTATAGTTCTGCTACCTCAATCGAAACAGAGAGTGTCGCCATGAAAAAAAGACAAACGTttcacaaaaataatattttagcCGCAGATGTTTGA
- the LOC117336129 gene encoding uncharacterized protein LOC117336129, translating to MARFGITRLILLCCCFSLFSSALELPPDGFWFNCGLDFCQFPDDYCRVLEGQRPSCHTCTPDECNTLDTPSQCYTRCKELERGGPDPDTTPVMKGAQLGDNSNEESTNEKLSSLIGENRRQWIAISVLICVIVVAIILLAIILIKMFKNQRILIRRTKFAQEETRPVTAGPLTTGPQQQTRLNDGVNGCFQEITVEPAGAKPGQNAIEPEIVIENRREENIPLLPRDQNNDKEAEGLTLFQPSERSGNVEIQFSPKLMDDGSKGMGRYIKESAHSPPFEENIPVITQPIDDQRSSNLADCVLLDKHNMQQSMVTDKDSNTRRHSTRSDETAIKVVESTENHYQASLPGDIKVQERPRSISYKTTPTAPPAESSVSLSDSGHYSTENNSPTGSVDLKNNTKKQSQATVRVK from the exons ATGGCTAGATTCGGAATAACACGTTTAATTTTGTTGTGCTGCTGCTTTTCTCTCTTTTCTTCCGCTTTGGAATTACCCCCGGATGGTTTCTGGTTCAACTGTGGACTTGACTTCTGTCAATTTCCTGACGATTACTGTCGGGTGTTAGAAGGACAGCGGCCATCGTGTCACACATGTACTCCGGACGAGTGTAATACATTAGACACTCCATCTCAGTGTTACACACGGTGTAAAG AGCTTGAGCGAGGTGGGCCTGATCCGGATACTACCCCAGTGATGAAAG GGGCACAACTGGGTGACAATTCGAATGAAGAATCTACAAACGAGAAACTTTCCTCGCTTATAG GGGAAAATCGAAGACAATGGATAGCGATATCCGTCCTGATCTGTGTAATAGTCGTCGCCATTATATTGCTTGCTATCATCCTTATCAAGATGTTCAAGAACCAGCGAATATTAATTCGCCGTACTAAATTCGCACAGGAGGAAACGAGACCAGTGACAGCAGGACCGCTGACAACAGGACCGCAGCAACAGACACGTTTAAATGACGGTGTGAATGGTTGTTTCCAAGAAATAACCGTTGAGCCTGCAGGAGCGAAGCCTGGTCAAAATGCCATAGAGCCGGAAATTGTCATTGAAAATCGCCGGGAAGAGAATATCCCATTGCTGCCTCGAGACCAAAACAACGACAAAGAGGCGGAAG GATTGACATTATTCCAACCATCTGAGCGATCCGGAAATGTAGAGATTCAATTTTCACCCAAACTTATGGATGATGGTAGTAAAGGAATGGGTAGATACATAAAGGAATCTGCACACAGTCCCCCTTTCGAGGAAAACATACCAGTCATCACCCAACCCATAGATGACCAGAGGTCTTCCAATCTCGCAGACTGCGTCCTCCTTGACAAACATAATATGCAACAGTCAATGG TGACTGATAAAGATTCCAATACTAGGCGTCATTCTACCAGAAGCGATGAAACAGCGATAAAGGTCGTTGAGTCCACTGAAAACCATTATCAGGCTTCCCTCCCGGGAGATATCAAGGTACAGGAAAGACCTCGGTCGATATCTTACAAAACCACGCCTACAGCCCCTCCAGCCGAGTCCTCCGTTAGTCTATCAGACAGCGGTCACTATAGTACCGAAAATAACAGCCCTACCGGAAGTGTCGATCTGAAAAACAATACTAAGAAGCAATCACAAGCCACTGTACGTGTGAAATAG